One segment of Nitrospira sp. DNA contains the following:
- a CDS encoding efflux RND transporter permease subunit, with the protein MSKSLEHPEQLGSGPSRNPLVRFQQGFERGFNRFRERYGMLLERVIAKRRAFVTISLIIAVASLSLFFFLGRDYFPEIRSGVIQMHMRAPLGTRIEVSGRIATLVSNSVEELLAGEVENIVSNCGLPVGAHNLAFIPTPTIGSQDCDLTILLKNEKSPVWEYRRILRKGLAERYPGTEFTFQPSDLTAKILNFGAPAPIDVQIKGPDMHPNYEFARKLAGKLRQIPGATDVVIQQTMRTPTLMVEGNRTFGLAVNRTQKDMASNLLMTTAGSQQIDQVYWLDPKTGMSYLINVYTPQAQVNSVNSLKTIPVESSGEAADNHDVQLLGNLTDLSAEGTPGVITHANIMPLFDIYVGTEGRDLGGVLNDVETVAKSMEHELPRSAAIEIHGQASLMHDAYFELIFGLLAAIVLVYLLIVVNFQSWLDPFIIITALPGALAGIAWALFLTHTRLSEPALTGAIMTMGTATANSILVVSYARERLETHGEALRAALEAGTTRFRPVLMTASAMIFGMVPMATGYSQNAPLGRAVIGGLFVATVFTLFFVPCVYAMLYDGRSLPAKEHL; encoded by the coding sequence ATGTCGAAGTCGCTTGAGCATCCGGAGCAGCTCGGTTCAGGTCCCTCACGGAACCCACTCGTCCGCTTTCAACAGGGATTCGAACGCGGGTTCAATCGGTTTCGCGAGCGCTACGGGATGTTGCTCGAACGGGTCATCGCCAAGCGCCGTGCATTCGTGACGATCTCTCTGATCATCGCCGTGGCCTCGCTGTCGTTGTTCTTTTTTCTGGGGCGCGATTATTTTCCCGAGATCAGATCCGGTGTCATTCAGATGCATATGCGGGCACCGCTCGGAACACGCATCGAGGTATCGGGACGTATTGCCACGCTGGTCTCGAACAGCGTGGAAGAGTTGTTGGCCGGAGAAGTCGAAAACATTGTCAGCAACTGCGGCCTGCCGGTTGGGGCGCATAATCTCGCGTTCATTCCGACGCCGACCATCGGCTCGCAGGATTGCGACCTGACGATTCTGTTGAAAAACGAAAAATCGCCGGTGTGGGAGTACCGCCGCATTCTGCGCAAGGGTTTAGCAGAGCGGTATCCGGGCACCGAATTCACCTTCCAGCCGTCCGACCTGACCGCCAAAATTCTCAACTTCGGGGCGCCGGCGCCGATCGACGTACAGATCAAGGGCCCGGACATGCACCCCAACTACGAGTTCGCCCGCAAATTGGCCGGCAAGTTGCGCCAGATCCCCGGCGCCACCGACGTGGTCATCCAACAAACCATGCGCACGCCGACGCTCATGGTGGAAGGCAATCGCACATTCGGCCTGGCCGTCAACCGAACCCAGAAGGACATGGCGTCCAACCTGCTGATGACGACCGCCGGCAGCCAACAGATCGACCAGGTGTATTGGCTCGATCCCAAGACCGGCATGTCCTATCTGATCAACGTGTATACGCCGCAAGCTCAGGTCAATAGCGTCAATAGCCTCAAAACCATTCCCGTCGAATCCTCCGGCGAGGCTGCTGACAACCATGATGTGCAATTACTCGGCAATCTCACCGACCTCTCGGCGGAGGGCACACCGGGCGTAATCACCCACGCGAACATCATGCCCCTGTTCGACATCTATGTCGGGACTGAAGGGCGCGACCTGGGCGGCGTCCTGAACGATGTCGAAACAGTCGCCAAGAGCATGGAACACGAACTACCTCGCAGCGCCGCCATCGAAATCCACGGCCAGGCCTCACTCATGCACGACGCCTATTTCGAGCTGATCTTCGGACTGCTCGCCGCAATCGTGCTGGTCTATCTGCTGATCGTGGTCAACTTTCAATCCTGGCTCGACCCGTTCATCATCATCACCGCCTTGCCCGGCGCGTTGGCTGGTATCGCCTGGGCCCTGTTCCTGACGCATACGCGTCTGTCGGAGCCTGCGCTGACCGGCGCCATCATGACGATGGGAACAGCGACAGCCAATTCCATTCTGGTCGTCTCTTACGCACGCGAACGGCTTGAAACGCACGGCGAAGCCCTGCGTGCCGCGCTGGAAGCCGGGACGACCCGCTTCCGTCCGGTTCTCATGACCGCGTCGGCGATGATCTTCGGCATGGTGCCCATGGCGACAGGGTATTCTCAGAATGCGCCGCTCGGACGCGCCGTCATCGGCGGCCTGTTCGTGGCCACTGTCTTTACCCTGTTTTTCGTCCCCTGCGTATATGCCATGCTCTATGACGGGCGAAGCCTTCCGGCAAAGGAGCACCTGTGA